A genomic window from Micromonospora violae includes:
- a CDS encoding RICIN domain-containing protein — protein sequence MIAELSSRTRRILSLFVALIVAATAGVAVTASRSAQAAPTFKVLAFYNGTWDAAHIDFVKDARAWFPQAAAQYGFSWEATNNWGLLNTANLAQYKVVMFLDDAPPSGQRAAFQQYMQNGGAWLGFHVSAWTDNPSSWSWYYNTFLGTGSFQTNTWGPTRVTMRADNRTHAATRNLPATFQSSISEWYSWSNDLRQNPNIDILASVDPSSFPVGTDPNQSWYGGYYPLVWSNRQYKMLYANFGHNAMNYSTNTGLSSTFDSAQQNKLLIDGLHWLAGVGTVPPTTPPPSDGTISPTAWHTVVNRGSGKCVDARAAASANGTVIQQYACNSSAAQQYQFVPTSGGYLRVNNRNNSAQVLDVTDRSTADSARIQLWSYSGGNNQQWRAESEGGGYYRLVNRNSGKCLDVPGASTADSVQLIQYTCNGTAAQSFRLVSVS from the coding sequence GTGATCGCAGAACTCTCCTCCCGTACCCGAAGAATCCTGTCGTTGTTCGTCGCCCTGATCGTCGCGGCGACCGCCGGTGTCGCGGTCACCGCCTCGCGCAGCGCCCAGGCCGCGCCGACGTTCAAGGTCCTGGCCTTCTACAACGGCACCTGGGACGCCGCGCACATCGACTTCGTCAAGGACGCCCGAGCCTGGTTCCCGCAGGCCGCCGCCCAGTACGGCTTCTCCTGGGAGGCCACCAACAACTGGGGCCTGCTGAACACCGCCAACCTGGCCCAGTACAAGGTCGTCATGTTCCTGGACGACGCGCCGCCCAGCGGGCAGCGGGCCGCGTTCCAGCAGTACATGCAGAACGGCGGGGCGTGGCTGGGCTTCCACGTCAGCGCGTGGACCGACAACCCGTCGAGCTGGAGCTGGTACTACAACACCTTCCTCGGCACCGGCTCGTTCCAGACGAACACCTGGGGACCCACCCGGGTCACGATGCGCGCCGACAACCGCACCCACGCCGCCACCCGCAACCTCCCGGCGACCTTCCAATCGTCGATCAGCGAGTGGTACTCCTGGAGCAACGACCTGCGGCAGAACCCCAACATCGACATCCTCGCCTCGGTCGACCCGTCCAGCTTCCCGGTCGGCACGGACCCCAACCAGTCCTGGTACGGCGGGTACTACCCGCTGGTCTGGAGCAACCGGCAGTACAAGATGCTCTACGCCAACTTCGGCCACAACGCGATGAACTACAGCACCAACACCGGGCTGTCGTCGACCTTCGACAGCGCGCAGCAGAACAAGCTGCTGATCGACGGGCTGCACTGGCTCGCCGGAGTCGGCACCGTCCCCCCGACCACGCCCCCGCCGTCCGACGGCACGATCTCGCCGACCGCCTGGCACACCGTGGTCAACCGGGGCAGCGGCAAGTGCGTCGACGCGCGGGCCGCGGCGAGCGCGAACGGCACCGTCATCCAGCAGTACGCGTGCAACAGCAGCGCCGCGCAGCAGTACCAGTTCGTGCCCACCAGCGGCGGGTACCTGCGGGTCAACAACCGCAACAACAGCGCCCAGGTGCTCGACGTGACCGACCGGTCGACCGCCGATTCGGCGCGCATCCAGCTCTGGTCCTACAGCGGCGGCAACAACCAGCAGTGGCGGGCCGAGTCCGAGGGTGGTGGCTACTACCGCCTGGTCAACCGCAACAGTGGTAAGTGCCTCGACGTGCCGGGAGCGTCCACCGCGGACAGCGTCCAGCTCATCCAGTACACCTGCAACGGCACCGCCGCGCAGTCCTTCCGGCTGGTGTCCGTGTCGTAA
- a CDS encoding LacI family DNA-binding transcriptional regulator, whose product MGADDGRRVTITAIAREAGVSVPTVSRVLNGRSDVAPDTRERVEELLRHHGYRRRTSRSVRRAGLVDLVFNDLDSPWAVEIIRGVEDVGHGAGVGTVVSAIHRQPTAARQWLQNLRTRATDGVIFVTSHLSPPLHAQLRRLNVPVVVVDPAGVPAMDVPTIGATNWAGGLAATEHLLAIGHRRIGFVAGPTHLLCSRARLDGYRAGLEAAGVPVDDALIYPGDFYHASGFAGGTALLDLADPPTGIFAASDQMAFGVYEAIRRRGLRVPDDVSVVGFDDLPEARWASPPLTTVRQPLVEMGRLAARTVLRLAQGEGIDSPRVELATELVVRDSTAAPPTGSPTPA is encoded by the coding sequence GTGGGCGCGGACGACGGACGCAGAGTGACCATCACCGCGATCGCACGGGAGGCCGGGGTCTCGGTGCCGACCGTGTCACGGGTGCTCAACGGACGCTCCGATGTGGCGCCGGACACCCGGGAGCGGGTCGAGGAACTGCTGCGCCACCACGGCTACCGGCGTCGCACCAGCCGCAGTGTTCGCCGGGCCGGCCTCGTCGACCTGGTCTTCAACGACCTGGACAGCCCCTGGGCCGTGGAAATCATCCGGGGTGTGGAGGATGTCGGGCACGGCGCGGGTGTCGGCACGGTGGTCTCCGCGATCCACCGGCAGCCCACCGCGGCGCGGCAGTGGTTGCAGAACCTGCGCACCCGCGCCACCGACGGCGTCATCTTCGTGACCTCGCACCTGAGCCCACCGCTGCACGCCCAACTGCGACGCCTCAACGTGCCGGTGGTGGTCGTCGACCCGGCCGGGGTGCCGGCCATGGACGTGCCGACGATCGGCGCGACCAACTGGGCCGGCGGGCTCGCCGCGACCGAACACCTGCTCGCCATCGGGCACCGGCGCATCGGTTTCGTGGCCGGGCCGACACACCTGCTGTGCAGCCGCGCGCGACTCGACGGTTACCGGGCCGGGCTGGAGGCCGCCGGGGTGCCGGTGGACGACGCGCTGATCTACCCGGGCGACTTCTACCACGCCTCCGGCTTCGCCGGCGGGACGGCGCTGCTCGACCTCGCCGACCCGCCGACCGGCATCTTCGCCGCCAGCGACCAGATGGCCTTCGGCGTCTACGAGGCCATCCGCCGTCGCGGGCTGCGCGTCCCGGACGACGTGAGCGTGGTGGGCTTCGACGACCTGCCGGAAGCCCGCTGGGCCTCCCCACCGCTGACCACCGTGCGCCAACCGTTGGTCGAGATGGGACGGTTGGCGGCCCGCACCGTGCTCCGCCTCGCCCAGGGCGAGGGCATCGACTCACCCCGGGTGGAGCTGGCCACCGAACTGGTCGTTCGCGACAGCACCGCCGCCCCGCCAACCGGGTCGCCCACCCCGGCGTGA
- a CDS encoding DinB family protein encodes MTTERIGPPVTGDERETLRAFLDFHRATLALKCEGLSDEELRRQSMPPSTLSLLGLVRHMAEVERAWFRRVIDGEDVGLVWSETGDYQQAYDASSATRAEAFAAWEREVAHARRIERAAPSLDVTGYNARWDETVSLRLVMLHLIHEYARHNGHADLLREGVDGTVGV; translated from the coding sequence ATGACCACCGAACGGATCGGCCCCCCGGTTACCGGCGACGAGCGGGAGACGCTGCGCGCGTTCCTCGACTTCCACCGCGCCACGCTGGCCCTCAAGTGCGAGGGTCTCTCCGACGAGGAGCTGCGCCGGCAGTCCATGCCGCCCTCCACGCTCTCCCTGCTCGGCCTGGTGCGGCACATGGCGGAGGTGGAACGCGCCTGGTTCCGCCGGGTCATCGACGGCGAGGACGTGGGGTTGGTGTGGTCGGAGACCGGCGACTACCAGCAGGCGTACGACGCCAGCTCGGCCACCCGGGCCGAGGCGTTCGCCGCCTGGGAGCGTGAGGTCGCGCACGCCCGCCGGATCGAGCGCGCGGCACCGTCGCTGGACGTGACCGGCTACAACGCCCGCTGGGACGAGACCGTGTCGCTGCGCTTGGTGATGCTGCACCTGATCCACGAGTACGCGCGGCACAACGGCCACGCTGACCTCCTTCGGGAGGGCGTCGACGGCACCGTCGGCGTCTGA
- a CDS encoding peptidylprolyl isomerase: MSSELEPRPTTAAPRRPARALTRLAGVTVLAGALVVGASGTALAAPGPSADAVRVSTAPPAAVDTANRPPRTTHGPCAYTETPEEPAARPVPLPPDPRRTPARGSVRVTLATNHGPIGLTLDRAAAPCTVQSFLHLVGKRFYDRTGCHRLTAYPTLSVLQCGDPSGTGEGGPGYRYRDELPTDLPPAPTDPTGERRVYARGVLAMANAGPDTNGSQFFLVYADSALRPNYTIFGEVDAAGLATLDRIAAGGVAPTADDPAPVDGAPALPVTIRKATRWHHHH; the protein is encoded by the coding sequence GTGTCGAGTGAACTCGAACCGCGCCCCACGACGGCGGCACCCCGCCGGCCGGCGCGAGCCCTGACCCGCCTCGCGGGGGTGACCGTGCTCGCCGGGGCGCTGGTCGTCGGCGCGTCCGGCACCGCGCTCGCCGCGCCGGGCCCGTCGGCCGACGCGGTGCGGGTGTCCACCGCGCCGCCCGCCGCCGTCGACACCGCCAACCGGCCGCCGCGCACCACCCACGGCCCGTGTGCGTACACCGAGACCCCGGAGGAGCCCGCGGCCCGGCCGGTGCCGTTGCCGCCCGACCCGCGGCGCACCCCGGCCCGGGGCAGTGTCCGGGTGACCCTGGCGACCAACCACGGGCCGATCGGGTTGACCCTGGACCGGGCCGCCGCTCCGTGTACGGTGCAGAGCTTCCTGCACCTGGTCGGCAAGCGTTTCTACGACCGCACCGGATGCCACCGGCTCACCGCGTACCCCACGCTGAGTGTGTTGCAGTGCGGTGACCCGTCCGGGACCGGTGAGGGCGGCCCGGGCTACCGGTACCGCGACGAGTTGCCGACCGACCTGCCGCCCGCGCCCACCGACCCGACCGGGGAGCGTCGGGTGTACGCCCGGGGCGTCCTCGCGATGGCGAACGCCGGGCCGGACACCAACGGCAGCCAGTTCTTCCTGGTCTACGCCGACTCGGCGCTGCGCCCGAACTACACGATCTTCGGCGAGGTCGACGCGGCCGGGCTGGCCACGCTGGACCGGATCGCCGCCGGGGGAGTGGCGCCGACCGCCGACGACCCGGCACCGGTCGACGGCGCTCCCGCCCTGCCGGTGACCATCCGCAAGGCCACCCGCTGGCACCACCACCACTGA
- a CDS encoding M15 family metallopeptidase, with protein sequence MRYRLAVVLALVALLGGCSRPEPRPTSAAPQPTSASPTPTPTPSTSIPAPLPGFVVLTDVDPRIHADIRYATAHNFVGRPIAGYREPLCLLTRRAAEALRRVQDAALAGGHSLKVYDCYRPQPAVDDFVAWSKRPDEQQTKAEFYPDLAKSRLFADGYIGAPTAHSRGSTLDLTLVDEPAASQPPYRVGQPLVACTAPRAQRFADNSIDMGTGFDCFDPRAHTADPRITGTARDNRRLLQRLMTDAGFVNYDREWWHYSLRDEPYPDTFFAAPVARSSVG encoded by the coding sequence GTGCGCTACCGCCTGGCCGTCGTGCTCGCGCTCGTCGCGCTGCTCGGCGGCTGCTCGCGGCCGGAGCCCCGCCCCACGTCCGCCGCGCCGCAGCCGACGTCGGCGAGCCCCACACCCACGCCGACCCCCTCCACCTCCATCCCGGCCCCGCTGCCGGGGTTCGTGGTGCTGACCGACGTCGACCCGCGCATCCACGCCGACATCCGCTACGCGACGGCGCACAACTTCGTCGGCCGGCCGATCGCCGGCTACCGGGAGCCGCTGTGTCTGCTCACCCGGCGGGCGGCCGAGGCGTTGCGCCGCGTGCAGGACGCCGCGCTGGCCGGTGGGCACAGTCTCAAGGTGTACGACTGTTACCGCCCGCAACCGGCTGTGGACGACTTCGTCGCCTGGTCGAAGCGCCCCGATGAGCAGCAGACGAAGGCCGAGTTCTACCCGGACCTGGCCAAGAGCCGGCTCTTCGCCGACGGCTACATCGGGGCGCCCACCGCGCACAGTCGCGGCAGCACCCTGGACCTGACCCTGGTTGACGAGCCCGCCGCCAGCCAACCGCCGTACCGGGTCGGGCAGCCGCTGGTCGCCTGCACCGCGCCGCGCGCGCAGCGCTTCGCCGACAACAGCATCGACATGGGTACGGGCTTCGACTGTTTCGACCCGCGGGCGCACACGGCCGACCCCCGCATCACCGGAACGGCGCGGGACAACCGTCGGCTGTTGCAGCGGCTGATGACCGACGCCGGGTTCGTCAACTACGACCGCGAGTGGTGGCACTACAGCCTGCGCGACGAGCCGTACCCGGACACGTTCTTCGCCGCCCCGGTCGCCCGCTCCTCGGTCGGCTGA
- a CDS encoding RtcB family protein: protein MGFTPLAGTRAPVRVWTDPYAIEPQAAKQLRNIGALPWVQGVAVMPDVHFGKGATVGSVIAMRQAVSPAAVGVDIGCGMSAVRTSLTAADLPDDLAGLRSAIEATIPVGFAQRTDSVDTRRIRGLEQAGWDDFWRRFAGLDRRVAQLETRAQRQIGTLGGGNHFIEVCLEQGGADEGRVWLMLHSGSRNIGKELAERHIGVARGLPHNADLPDRDLAVFLAGTPEMDAYRRDLFWAQEYARRNRAVMLALLCGVVREHFPQVGYDEPISCHHNYVSEESYDGVDVLVTRKGAIRAGRGDLGIIPGSMGTGSYIVRGRGNPDAYCSASHGAGRRMSRAQAKRTFSTEDLAAQTAGVECRKDAGVVDEIPGAYKDITEVMAQQEDLVEVVAHLKQVVCVKG from the coding sequence ATGGGATTCACCCCGCTCGCCGGCACCCGGGCGCCGGTCCGGGTCTGGACCGACCCGTACGCCATCGAGCCGCAGGCGGCCAAGCAGCTGCGCAACATCGGCGCGCTGCCCTGGGTGCAGGGTGTCGCCGTCATGCCCGACGTGCACTTCGGCAAGGGCGCCACGGTCGGGTCGGTGATCGCGATGCGGCAGGCCGTCTCACCGGCCGCGGTCGGCGTCGACATCGGCTGCGGGATGTCGGCGGTGCGCACCTCGCTGACCGCCGCCGACCTGCCGGACGACCTGGCCGGGCTGCGCTCCGCGATCGAGGCCACCATCCCGGTCGGCTTCGCCCAGCGCACGGACTCGGTCGACACGCGGCGGATCCGGGGCCTGGAGCAGGCCGGCTGGGACGACTTCTGGCGTCGGTTCGCCGGCCTGGACCGGCGGGTGGCGCAGCTGGAGACGCGGGCGCAGCGGCAGATCGGCACCCTCGGCGGCGGCAACCACTTCATCGAGGTGTGCCTGGAGCAGGGCGGCGCCGACGAGGGGCGGGTCTGGCTGATGCTGCACTCCGGCTCCCGCAACATCGGCAAGGAACTGGCCGAGCGGCACATCGGGGTGGCCCGAGGGCTGCCGCACAACGCCGACCTTCCGGACCGGGACCTGGCCGTGTTCCTCGCCGGGACGCCGGAGATGGACGCGTACCGGCGGGACCTGTTCTGGGCGCAGGAGTACGCGCGGCGCAACCGGGCGGTCATGCTGGCCCTGCTCTGCGGCGTGGTGCGCGAGCACTTCCCGCAGGTCGGCTACGACGAGCCGATCAGCTGCCACCACAACTACGTTTCCGAGGAGAGCTACGACGGGGTGGACGTGCTGGTGACCCGCAAGGGCGCGATCCGGGCCGGCCGGGGTGACCTGGGCATCATCCCCGGGTCGATGGGCACCGGGTCGTACATCGTGCGGGGGCGGGGAAACCCGGACGCGTACTGCTCGGCGTCGCACGGGGCGGGCCGTCGGATGTCCCGGGCGCAGGCCAAGCGGACGTTCAGCACCGAGGACCTGGCCGCGCAGACCGCCGGGGTGGAGTGCCGCAAGGACGCCGGGGTGGTCGACGAGATCCCCGGCGCGTACAAGGACATCACCGAGGTGATGGCCCAGCAGGAGGACCTGGTCGAGGTGGTCGCGCACCTCAAGCAGGTGGTCTGCGTGAAGGGCTGA
- a CDS encoding D-alanyl-D-alanine carboxypeptidase family protein, with amino-acid sequence MRAALLAATTSAVLLAPVPVGAAGASGAPTVRCPRVPSSASRPPRPSPPPAVPEQRVVGGAALDTAGLVVPAGVAAPPKVTATSWLVADLDSGQVLGGCGPHEYGTPASVQKLLLAATMLPKLDPTQTVTVTDADMNIEPGSSAVGLVAGGRYTIETIWLGLLLNSGNEAANALARLGSGTDSAAGVRAMNEQAHHLGALQTHAVTPSGLDGKGQFTSAYDLALIARACFAQPTFRRYALTRQASIPVQPAQRTKGFQIQNENQLIYRYPGALGGKTGYTDLARHTYVGAAERGGRRLVVTLLGAESAPVRGWEQGAALLDWGFTVPRDAAVGRLVEPGELTATPSAAPSALAAPGAPRPAAASGPARTGSGWLWSVIAVSAATVVALSGGLLWRRRRRMA; translated from the coding sequence ATGAGAGCTGCGCTGCTGGCGGCCACGACGTCCGCCGTCCTGCTCGCTCCCGTGCCGGTGGGTGCGGCGGGGGCGTCCGGCGCGCCGACGGTGCGCTGCCCCCGGGTGCCGTCGTCGGCGTCCCGCCCGCCCCGGCCGTCGCCTCCGCCCGCCGTCCCTGAACAGCGGGTGGTCGGCGGTGCCGCGTTGGACACGGCCGGTCTGGTCGTGCCGGCCGGCGTCGCCGCGCCGCCGAAGGTCACCGCCACCTCGTGGCTGGTCGCCGACCTGGACAGCGGCCAGGTGCTGGGTGGCTGTGGCCCGCACGAGTACGGCACCCCGGCCAGCGTGCAGAAACTCCTGCTGGCGGCGACGATGCTGCCCAAGCTTGACCCGACGCAGACGGTCACCGTCACGGACGCGGACATGAACATCGAGCCTGGCTCCTCCGCTGTCGGCCTGGTCGCGGGCGGCCGGTACACCATCGAGACCATCTGGCTCGGGTTGCTGCTCAACTCCGGCAACGAGGCCGCGAACGCGCTGGCCCGACTCGGCAGCGGGACGGACAGCGCCGCCGGCGTACGGGCCATGAACGAGCAGGCCCACCACCTCGGCGCGCTCCAGACGCACGCGGTCACCCCGTCCGGGCTGGATGGCAAGGGGCAGTTCACCAGCGCGTACGACCTGGCGCTGATCGCCCGGGCCTGCTTCGCCCAGCCGACCTTCCGCCGGTACGCGTTGACCAGGCAGGCGTCGATTCCGGTCCAGCCGGCGCAACGCACCAAGGGCTTCCAGATCCAGAACGAGAACCAGCTCATCTACCGGTACCCGGGTGCGCTCGGCGGCAAGACCGGGTACACGGACCTGGCCCGGCACACCTACGTGGGGGCGGCGGAACGCGGTGGGCGGCGGCTGGTGGTCACCCTGCTGGGCGCCGAATCGGCACCGGTGCGCGGCTGGGAGCAGGGCGCGGCCCTCCTGGACTGGGGCTTCACCGTGCCCCGGGACGCCGCCGTGGGCCGGCTGGTCGAACCCGGCGAGCTGACCGCCACCCCGTCGGCGGCCCCGTCCGCGCTGGCGGCGCCCGGCGCGCCCCGGCCGGCGGCGGCGAGCGGGCCGGCGCGTACCGGCTCGGGGTGGCTCTGGTCGGTGATCGCGGTGAGCGCTGCGACGGTGGTGGCGTTGTCGGGCGGTCTGCTGTGGCGGCGTCGCCGTCGGATGGCCTGA
- a CDS encoding maleylpyruvate isomerase family mycothiol-dependent enzyme, which translates to MSTPADQLITALRAGHEELAALVRDLKEDDLLRPSGASEWQVSQVLSHLGSGAEINLATLDAARTGAPGPDGDFNRGVWARWDAMSPAEHAAGFLDTNERLVEAYEALDAETRSSMRVDLGFLPEPVDVATAARFRLSEFALHQWDTEVAFNPFAAVTPGAVPLLLDQVSGMLAWTSRPQELTGPEVTVLVRLHAPERTFGLRLGEKVDVVDAPERPDGELVAPAEAWLRLATGRLGTQYTPAGVQATGAVTLDDLRRVFVGF; encoded by the coding sequence ATGTCGACCCCTGCTGACCAGCTCATCACCGCTCTGCGCGCGGGCCACGAGGAGCTCGCCGCGCTCGTCCGGGACCTCAAGGAGGACGACCTGCTGCGCCCGTCGGGGGCCAGCGAGTGGCAGGTGTCCCAGGTGCTGAGTCACCTGGGCAGCGGCGCCGAGATCAACCTGGCGACGCTGGACGCCGCCCGCACCGGCGCGCCCGGCCCGGACGGTGACTTCAACCGTGGCGTCTGGGCACGCTGGGACGCGATGTCCCCGGCTGAGCACGCCGCCGGCTTCCTCGACACCAACGAACGGCTGGTCGAGGCGTACGAGGCACTGGACGCCGAGACGCGGTCCTCGATGCGGGTCGACCTCGGTTTCCTGCCGGAGCCGGTCGACGTGGCCACCGCGGCCCGCTTCCGGCTCAGCGAGTTCGCCCTGCACCAGTGGGACACCGAGGTGGCGTTCAACCCCTTCGCGGCGGTGACGCCGGGAGCGGTGCCGCTGCTGCTCGACCAGGTCAGCGGCATGCTGGCCTGGACCAGCCGACCGCAGGAGCTGACCGGGCCCGAGGTCACCGTGCTGGTCCGGTTGCACGCACCCGAGCGGACGTTCGGGCTGCGGTTGGGCGAGAAGGTCGACGTCGTCGACGCGCCGGAGCGCCCCGACGGGGAGCTGGTGGCCCCGGCCGAGGCGTGGCTGCGGCTGGCCACCGGACGGCTGGGAACCCAGTACACCCCCGCCGGGGTGCAGGCGACCGGCGCGGTGACCCTCGACGACCTGCGCAGGGTCTTCGTCGGCTTCTGA